A window from Kluyveromyces lactis strain NRRL Y-1140 chromosome E complete sequence encodes these proteins:
- the RRP42 gene encoding exosome non-catalytic core subunit RRP42 (similar to uniprot|Q12277 Saccharomyces cerevisiae YDL111C RRP42 Ribosomal RNA Processing Component of the exosome 3->5 exoribonuclease complex with Rrp4p Rrp41p Rrp43p and Dis3p (Rrp44p).), producing the protein MGLSLTEKSFLYDSLTLDPPLRPDGRGPHQFRPLEVSTDFLPNSNGSSRVILSGGSECIVSVKTKVVDHTVEQELLVADVDIQGHRDDSPLVTSMSSLLSKLLKQTIDQKKLMLTKRYSFKLYIDVLVLASKSYPISMISFAIFSALKNTWLPKLISNDDDLEVEELPTFHDYDMVKLEADAPLLFTFAIVGDGVFVDPTFEESIVSNNGLLITWYKDKVTSPIRSVGLNNDNIKGFSQHHLEQAFKLIRQYAPHIEKALDASD; encoded by the coding sequence ATGGGACTTTCGTTAACTGAAAAATCGTTCCTATACGATTCTCTAACATTAGATCCCCCATTAAGACCGGATGGAAGAGGTCCACATCAATTTAGACCATTGGAAGTATCTACTGATTTCCTTCCCAATTCTAATGGATCCAGCCGTGTGATATTAAGCGGAGGAAGCGAGTGTATAGTGAGTGTAAAAACTAAAGTCGTGGACCATACGGTAGAACAAGAATTGCTTGTTGCTGATGTCGACATCCAAGGCCACAGAGATGACTCTCCATTGGTTACCAGCATGTCTTCACTATTATCCAAATTGCTCAAACAAACTATTGATCAGAAAAAGCTAATGCTCACGAAAAGGTACAGTTTCAAACTTTACATTGACGTTTTGGTGCTTGCCTCCAAATCATACCCGATCTCAATGATATCTTTCGCCATTTTCAGCGCTTTGAAAAACACATGGCTACCGAAACTAATATCGAACGACGATGACTTAGAAGTGGAGGAGCTACCCACATTCCATGATTACGATATGGTTAAGCTAGAGGCAGATGCTCCTTTATTGTTTACGTTCGCAATTGTAGGAGACGGTGTTTTTGTGGAtccaacttttgaagagaGCATAGTATCGAACAATGGCCTTCTAATTACGTGGTACAAAGATAAGGTTACTTCTCCGATAAGATCTGTTGGCTTGAATAACGATAATATCAAAGGGTTCAGTCAGCATCATTTAGAACAAGCGTTCAAGTTAATTCGTCAATACGCACCACATATTGAAAAAGCTTTGGATGCTTCAGATTAA
- the RRT6 gene encoding Rrt6p (weakly similar to uniprot|P53117 Saccharomyces cerevisiae YGL146C Hypothetical ORF), whose amino-acid sequence MVISLIYVLLLICSVVSETLKLPINPNRLEFDLWPYKKWEVDGSSDASSYQTCFEMNTNIKAKDLQFLIEIEEFTKWKVNVDRFGPTTSSKGKQVVNMDIYDEDQNLVQSRHGLENGETVLYVSVYEHQNFQICLINFSLDSSWNAIDSVKQVAISITSNDLIQKQKWDLITDDDLNLLSQGRDDLFSLVSADSGQELHALDVDHRNLNESTFSYLLAKVTILFCIIGVCHLLVFPILLYRIVSKGQPTKNKNKIKR is encoded by the coding sequence aTGGTGATATCGTTGATATATGTCCTTTTACTGATATGTTCAGTTGTCTCGGAGACCCTTAAACTGCCGATAAACCCAAATCGATTAGAATTCGATTTGTGGCCATATAAAAAATGGGAAGTTGACGGCTCGAGTGACGCGTCTAGTTATCAAACTTGTTTCGAAATGAATACGAATATTAAGGCCAAGGATTTACAATTCctcattgaaattgaagaatttacTAAATGGAAAGTTAATGTGGATAGGTTTGGTCCAACTACGAGTTCAAAGGGAAAACAGGTTGTCAACATGGATATTTATGACGAAGACCAAAATTTGGTACAGTCAAGACATGGTTTAGAGAATGGGGAAACTGTGCTTTACGTGAGCGTATACGAACATCAGAATTTCCAAATATGCCTtatcaacttttcattAGACTCCTCATGGAATGCCATAGATAGTGTGAAGCAAGTAGCAATTAGCATCACGTCTAATGATCTGattcagaaacagaagtGGGATTTGATtactgatgatgatctcAATTTGTTATCCCAGGGTAGAGATGACCTGTTTTCGTTGGTCAGTGCGGATTCTGGCCAGGAATTGCATGCTTTAGATGTCGATCATAGAAATCTCAACGAATCAACGTTCTCTTATCTACTGGCAAAAGTCACAATATTATTCTGCATCATTGGAGTATGTCATTTGCTGGTATTTCCAATCTTACTGTATAGAATCGTTAGCAAAGGGCAACCGACcaagaacaaaaataaaatcaaaagataa
- the TMA17 gene encoding Tma17p (similar to uniprot|Q12513 Saccharomyces cerevisiae YDL110C Hypothetical ORF), translating into MAHSSGIRRPIQIQEFVIAIRESSEHELQEIRKEINNAVKHLQRSNRRLEAYVAKLKGEEVLNRQELDAEGNFSDDDIDEKDLQVFQDSLAENGKVLDNYNERLQALDLEEQHRASTVSSGDIQSASTKLKRSLQSQGRRTVGVDSDNTADATGSNSINL; encoded by the coding sequence ATGGCACATTCTTCTGGTATTCGTAGACCAATTCAGATTCAAGAGTTCGTGATTGCTATTAGAGAATCGTCTGAGCATGAATTACAAGAGATCAGAAAAGAGATCAATAATGCAGTGAAGCATTTACAAAGATCTAACAGAAGGTTAGAAGCGTACGTTGCCAAGCTTAAGGGTGAAGAGGTATTGAACAGACAAGAATTGGACGCGGAAGGGAATTTTTccgatgatgatattgatgagaaGGATTTGCAAGTATTCCAAGACTCATTAGCggaaaatggaaaagtATTGGATAATTATAACGAAAGGCTACAAGCTTTGGACCTAGAAGAACAGCACAGGGCTAGCACTGTATCTTCCGGTGACATCCAATCGGCGTCCACAAAATTAAAAAGATCTTTGCAATCTCAAGGCCGGAGAACCGTTGGCGTGGATTCAGATAATACTGCTGATGCCACTGGTTCCAATAGCATTAACTTATGA
- the PRP3 gene encoding U4/U6-U5 snRNP complex subunit PRP3 (similar to uniprot|Q03338 Saccharomyces cerevisiae YDR473C PRP3 Splicing factor component of the U4/U6-U5 snRNP complex) — MGNDNNTNRGLNRKLHSALSVENVNLLRFQGRRCGNPYLQDVQAHGFEPKARVSSHWYEPGEVVQHAAKLRQENREKSEEERIRWEAELEKQQEIERKIEIGELPDKHEEVYFTDLSDVPDVEWWDVPYIKDGSIHEKYSLDYSTLNSDDESDDEEEEEEEGAQDKFPSIRYIQHPVPIERPRAAVPVAEIFLTKNERKKARRNTRKLVRQEKEEKIKLGIEPKPEPKVKLSNMMNVYENDANIADPTQWESIVRRQVAERKRKHFEENEIRHQESLKRRKESQLQAHSNDSPLEYTCVVYMFDEIQNPSIRYKIKTNGKQLKLKGCCLHIQNGKGIIVAFGDEKSIRFFDKLVTKRINWSEPYKDRDTEETVPCDGKITKVWQGLIGDCRFKGWFMLDCKDKNQLNNILEQHDALTFVPLGKF; from the coding sequence ATGGgcaatgataataatactaataGAGGGTTAAATCGGAAATTGCATTCTGCATTGAGTGTTGAGAATGTCAATTTATTGAGATTTCAAGGTAGACGTTGTGGAAACCCATACTTGCAAGACGTACAGGCTCATGGTTTTGAGCCAAAGGCAAGAGTATCGTCTCATTGGTATGAACCGGGAGAGGTTGTCCAGCATGCTGCAAAATTAAGACAAGAGAACCGTGAAAagtctgaagaagaaagaatacGATGGGAAGCTGAACTGGAGAAACAGCAGGAAATCGAACGGAAAATAGAAATAGGGGAACTACCTGATAAGCatgaagaagtttattTTACCGATTTATCGGACGTTCCTGATGTGGAATGGTGGGATGTTCCATATATCAAAGATGGTAGCATCCATGAGAAATATAGTTTGGATTATTCCACATTGAATTCGGACGATGaaagtgatgatgaagaggaagaggaagaggaaggTGCACAAGATAAATTCCCAAGTATTAGGTATATTCAACATCCGGTACCGATTGAAAGGCCTAGGGCAGCTGTTCCAGTGGCAGAGATTTTCTTAACGAAAAACGAACGGAAAAAGGCCAGAAGGAATACGAGGAAGTTGGTACGACAGGAGAAGGAGGAGAAAATCAAGCTTGGTATAGAACCAAAACCAGAGCCCAAGGTTAAATTATCGAATATGATGAATGTGTATGAGAATGATGCCAATATTGCGGATCCAACTCAATGGGAATCCATCGTACGGAGACAAGTGGCAGagaggaaaaggaaacatttcgaagaaaatgaaataagGCATCAAGAAAGCCTGAAACGAAGGAAGGAATCCCAGTTACAAGCACACAGCAATGATAGTCCTCTAGAATACACGTGTGTTGTTTACATGTTTGACGAAATACAGAATCCTAGTATCAGATacaaaatcaaaaccaaCGGTAAGcaattgaagttgaaagGATGCTGTCTACACATTCAAAATGGCAAAGGTATAATTGTAGCTTTTGGAGATGAAAAATCTATCCGCTTTTTCGATAAGTTGGTGACAAAGCGAATCAATTGGTCGGAACCATACAAAGATAGAGATACCGAAGAGACAGTACCTTGCGACGGTAAAATTACAAAGGTTTGGCAAGGATTAATTGGTGATTGTAGATTCAAGGGCTGGTTCATGCTCGATTGTAAAGATAAAAACCAGTTAAATAATATCTTAGAGCAGCACGATGCATTGACTTTTGTACCATTAGGTAAGTTTTAA
- the HSP10 gene encoding Hsp10p (highly similar to uniprot|P38910 Saccharomyces cerevisiae YOR020C HSP10 Mitochondrial matrix co-chaperonin that inhibits the ATPase activity of Hsp60p), with protein sequence MSTLLKSAKSIVPLLDRVLVQRIKAEAKTASGLYLPEKNVEKLNQATVLAAGPGFTDSNGNKITPSVQPGDQVLIPQFGGSTIKLGKDDEVVLFRDSEILAKVVE encoded by the coding sequence ATGTCCACTCTATTGAAGTCTGCTAAATCTATTGTTCCATTGTTGGACCGTGTTCTGGTGCAAAGAATCAAGGCCGAAGCCAAGACTGCTTCTGGTTTATACTTGCCAGAAAAGAACGTTGAGAAATTAAACCAAGCTACTGTGTTGGCTGCTGGTCCAGGTTTCACCGATTCCAACGGTAACAAGATTACACCATCTGTCCAACCAGGTGACCAAGTTTTGATCCCACAATTCGGTGGATCCACAATCAAGTTGGGCAAGGATGATGAAGTCGTTTTATTCAGAGACTCTGAAATCTTGGCCAAGGTCGTCGAATAA
- the MCO10 gene encoding Mco10p (similar to uniprot|Q3E824 Saccharomyces cerevisiae YOR020W-A): MGAAYKIFGMTVQPHILAIATLGSVFGGAAYAMSGSKDAEKAKPAVATPAAPAAGGSDEFDVEKLLGDFLKEESK; this comes from the coding sequence ATGGGTGCTGCTTACAAGATTTTCGGTATGACTGTTCAACCACATATTTTAGCCATAGCTACCTTGGGCTCTGTTTTCGGTGGTGCAGCTTACGCCATGTCTGGTTCTAAGGATGCTGAAAAGGCCAAGCCAGCTGTTGCTACTCCAGCTGCTCCAGCTGCTGGTGGTTCCGACGAATTTGACGTTGAAAAGTTGTTGGgtgatttcttgaaggaagaatccaaataa
- the SFM1 gene encoding protein-arginine N-methyltransferase SFM1 (highly similar to uniprot|Q12314 Saccharomyces cerevisiae YOR021C), with protein MKYIIEHMEQGFSEWVTLEYAQIIRDIGKDNLILSSLPEDTVESDIPKKLREMGLQWTTANLDKINEAFPELPELKSQRVCLLDPRAKTDLIPSDAQNYDYFVFGGILGDHPPRDRTRELMEQYPNLLVGKRLGDKQMTTDTAIRTTQIIIEKQTKFEDVKFIDYPEFRFNKNEATEMPFRYVFNSDGQPILPEGMLQLIKKDSEQSLDDLF; from the coding sequence ATGAAGTACATTATTGAGCACATGGAGCAAGGATTCAGTGAGTGGGTTACTTTAGAGTATGCTCAAATCATTCGTGATATTGGCAAGGATAACTTAATTCTTTCGTCATTACCAGAAGATACCGTTGAGTCCGATATTCCAAAGAAGCTCAGGGAAATGGGATTGCAGTGGACCACTGCGAACCTTGATAAAATCAATGAAGCGTTCCCAGAATTACCAGAGCTAAAATCTCAAAGAGTCTGTCTATTAGATCCAAGGGCAAAGACCGATTTGATTCCATCCGATGCTCAAAATTATGATTATTTCGTCTTCGGAGGTATTCTTGGAGATCATCCACCAAGAGACCGTACCAGAGAACTTATGGAGCAATACCCAAACTTACTCGTCGGAAAAAGACTAGGGGACAAACAAATGACTACAGACACGGCCATCAGAACCACCCAAATCATCATTGAGAAACAAACTAAATTTGAAGACGTTAAGTTCATCGATTACCCAGAATTCAGATTCAATAAGAACGAAGCTACCGAAATGCCATTCAGATATGTATTCAACTCTGATGGCCAGCCGATTCTACCGGAAGGGATGCTCCAATTaatcaaaaaagattcCGAGCAAAGTCTAGACGATCTATTCTGA
- the DDL1 gene encoding putative carboxylic ester hydrolase (similar to uniprot|Q12204 Saccharomyces cerevisiae YOR022C Hypothetical ORF) → MKVRAMWKENRRYFSSRWFYAIDIPKTKPFESEYVPKTAPLKFQPFSKVDSKRIEDLYTQKNFSRKLDVNEDHLFEVDLEKFSMNPIYWDGPSYEIRRGIWFDDQNRPLSHDLTKAIEELHQQWLSRDKEKSKTTELRDIFRLPKDSKWKYVMFFEDDRTAFLLPDIYGGHLQLTILRSSVAQLIQLGASKLTKGYEEPSSLTERAKEIEGQVIEHAMGLGKISDMISWEFSDLVKFPNEENNSKQEEDMMKDEMSKDYDNGDSSEKSHYRPTNHLVLCVHGIGQNLGKKYQYVNFAHTVNLLRNNIKYLYKSNPSLQEFNSARKFPDYKTNSGTQVLPITWRHAIGFNTDETNTNRDNEDLPTLADLTVDGIRPLRKLLGDVGLDILLYGDDFYLDRILKHVTNELNDVYEKYREHNPEFDGKVSLLGHSLGSVILFDILSQQSKFPLNFEVDNFFAIGSPIGVFKLIQRTKIGESDSSTRQQTPACNNFYNLFHPCDPISYRVEPLIDKVTANYEAEWIPHATGYDFIADTVKNLMSDKNLKEKELMTQRLLSNLLRFNSNGRVDYSFQPNLLDVDVWSAIKSHVSYFEDMDTAGFLLKEILKKHVKPKTHEITKLKSTKVETKKTK, encoded by the coding sequence ATGAAGGTGCGGGCTATgtggaaagaaaatagGCGCTATTTCTCATCTAGGTGGTTTTATGCAATTGACATTCCTAAAACCAAACCTTTTGAATCAGAGTATGTACCAAAAACGGCACCTTTAAAATTTCAACCGTTCTCCAAGGTCGACTCCAAACGGATTGAGGACCTCTATACCCAGAAGAATTTCAGTAGGAAACTTGATGTTAATGAGGATCATCTTTTCGAGGTTGATCTGGAAAAGTTTTCTATGAATCCAATCTATTGGGACGGACCATCCTATGAAATACGAAGAGGTATCTGGTTTGATGACCAGAATAGGCCGTTGAGTCATGACTTAACCAAGgctattgaagaattacaTCAGCAGTGGCTCTCTAGGGACAAAGAGAAATCTAAAACCACTGAACTTCGTGATATTTTCCGATTACCAAAAGATTCGAAATGGAAATACGTTATGTTTTTTGAAGACGATAGGACCGCTTTTTTGTTGCCAGATATCTACGGTGGACATTTACAGCTTACTATCCTACGGAGCTCAGTGGCTCAACTGATTCAATTGGGTGCATCCAAGCTTACCAAGGGCTATGAGGAACCATCTTCTCTAACAGAAAGAGCGAAAGAGATCGAGGGTCAAGTTATCGAACATGCGATGGGGTTAGGTAAGATATCCGATATGATCTCTTGGGAATTTAGCGACCTTGTGAAGTTCCCAAACGAAGAAAATAACAGtaaacaagaagaagatatgatgaaagatgaaatgtCAAAGGATTATGACAATGGTGATTCAAGTGAAAAGAGTCATTACAGACCAACTAACCATCTCGTTCTCTGTGTTCATGGTATCGGTCAAAATTTGGGTAAGAAGTATCAGTACGTTAACTTTGCGCATACTGTAAACCTATTACGGAACAACATCAAGTACTTGTATAAATCGAATCCTTCCTTACAGGAGTTCAATTCCGCAAGAAAGTTCCCTGATTATAAAACCAATAGTGGAACACAAGTTCTTCCAATTACGTGGAGGCATGCAATAGGATTCAATACAGACGAGACTAATACGAATCGTGACAATGAGGATTTGCCAACATTAGCAGATTTGACGGTAGACGGCATTAGACCTTTAAGAAAGTTGTTGGGTGACGTTGGCTTGGACATTTTGCTATACGGTGATGATTTTTACCTAGATAGAATCCTAAAGCACGTCACAAATGAATTGAACGATGTATATGAGAAGTATCGTGAACACAATCCTGAATTCGATGGCAAAGTCAGTTTACTGGGTCACTCTCTCGGATCCGTCATCTTGtttgatattctttctcaaCAGTCTAAGTTTCCGTTGaattttgaagttgataACTTCTTCGCTATTGGTTCGCCAATAGGTGTATTCAAACTTATacaaagaaccaaaattGGCGAATCTGATTCCTCTACAAGACAGCAAACTCCCGCATGCAACAACTTTTACAACCTATTTCATCCCTGTGATCCGATTTCCTATCGAGTTGAACCACTAATAGACAAAGTCACTGCTAATTATGAAGCAGAATGGATTCCGCATGCGACCGGGTACGACTTCATTGCTGACACCgtgaagaatttgatgtCAGATAAAAATctaaaagagaaagaactCATGACCCAACGATTACTTTCGAATTTGTTGCGCTTTAACAGCAACGGGCGTGTTGACTATTCTTTCCAACCCAATTTATTAGACGTGGATGTCTGGAGTGCTATAAAATCTCATGTCAGTTATTTTGAAGACATGGATACTGCAGGATTTTTGCTGAAGgaaatattgaagaaacacGTTAAACCTAAAACTCATGAAATAACTAAATTAAAATCAACCAAAGTAGAGACAAAGAAGACAAAATAG
- the AHC1 gene encoding Ahc1p (weakly similar to uniprot|Q12433 Saccharomyces cerevisiae YOR023C AHC1 Ada Histone acetyltransferase complex component protein of the Ada histone acetyltransferase complex): MHSVDHRNSHQVLFMDEDDVDSISRSNHTISYYQVATPKSPHELSSIADNEDNDSIHSSHPHEDAERLKFMSTRREILDQLNLQIMLTHKEMEHIIEENDKVSGQLEVLKIMHDDPELTDKISKYQETRTKEVEESIKAGCSNVETREGIYYYHTRSKGGSKVSGLRLANENVIDIRMRGIKTVPQQTSATEVQKSEAIISKMPHHNHQRNFSSTCATSNSGMIGTTDLGQPIFRRPDGILIIITCSQCGREGFTSAQGIVNHMRLKHFLHYQSQPLAVLSNQVILPDEKQDPEILAKFKELKKTPKDSYLASPIPLQHNDKKITKDTPKATSVAEESALTKSTTHLQKMYGKDDFKDIINYVKDAKNDLETIMKYEDEEGLGTASEEEAKPKPRKRSMLNERNKPAEKKARPDVIHVTENHIPEEEKRSRHYNLRAKSKLRSFNRDD, translated from the coding sequence ATGCATTCTGTGGATCATAGAAATAGTCATCAGGTACTTTTcatggatgaagatgatgtaGATAGCATTTCCAGATCAAACCACACGATATCATATTACCAAGTGGCAACTCCAAAATCACCACATGAACTCTCTTCTATAGCGGATAATGAGGATAATGACTCTATACACTCGTCACACCCACATGAAGATGCTGAAAGGTTAAAGTTTATGTCcacaagaagagaaatacTGGACCAACTAAACTTGCAGATCATGTTGACACATAAAGAAATGGAGCATATAATAGAAGAGAATGATAAGGTATCCGGGCAGTTGGAAGTGTTAAAGATAATGCATGATGACCCTGAACTAACGGATAAGATCTCAAAGTACCAAGAGACGAGAACTAAAGAGGTGGAGGAAAGCATCAAGGCGGGATGCTCAAATGTGGAAACCCGCGAGGGAATCTATTACTACCATACAAGAAGTAAAGGCGGATCGAAAGTTAGTGGGCTACGGCTTGCTAATGAAAACGTTATTGACATTCGTATGCGTGGCATAAAGACTGTTCCTCAACAAACTTCAGCCACTGAGGTACAGAAATCAGAGGCAATAATTTCGAAGATGCCTCACCATAATCACCAACGAAACTTCAGTAGCACATGCGCTACTAGCAACAGTGGTATGATCGGAACCACTGACTTGGGTCAGCCTATATTCAGAAGACCTGATGGAATACTCATAATAATTACATGCTCTCAATGTGGAAGGGAAGGTTTCACATCTGCGCAAGGTATTGTCAATCATATGAGGCTAAAACATTTTCTCCACTATCAGTCACAACCCTTAGCGGTGCTCAGTAACCAGGTTATACTTCCGGATGAAAAGCAGGATCCAGAGATCCTAGCGAAGTTCAAAGAGTTAAAGAAAACTCCAAAGGATAGCTATTTGGCTTCGCCGATACCCTTACAACATAATGACAAAAAAATTACGAAAGACACGCCGAAGGCAACCTCGGTAGCTGAAGAATCCGCCCTAACGAAATCAACGACCCATCTTCAGAAAATGTATGGCAAGGACGATTTCAAGGATATAATCAACTACGTCAAGGACGCAAAGAATGATCTTGAAAcgataatgaaatatgaGGATGAGGAGGGTTTAGGAACCGcttcagaagaagaagcaaaacCGAAACCTAGAAAAAGGAGTATGCTCAATGAACGGAATAAGCCTGCCGAAAAGAAAGCAAGACCAGATGTCATACATGTCACCGAGAATCACATTCCtgaggaagaaaaacgTTCTAGACATTATAATCTTCGTGCTAAGTCAAAGCTTAGGTCTTTCAATCGTGATGACTGA
- a CDS encoding uncharacterized protein (conserved hypothetical protein): MSKIITDLDTIAGKIEEYAGDTLLRLRIFAQFQDISHSHERTDGIYLHFSNVPDFNAETNRERSYYFLIDETIYDEAFINTKSGERPHKGDILDMRCCYRKYDKVVEIMHLKVISIADLDSLREFLAKADDDSEIRSFLR, translated from the coding sequence ATGAGCAAAATTATTACGGATCTTGATACAATTGCCGGAAAGATCGAGGAGTACGCAGGAGATACGTTGTTAAGACTTCGAATCTTCGCACAATTTCAGGACATTTCTCATTCACATGAAAGAACCGATGGGATTTATCTTCATTTTAGCAACGTTCCAGATTTCAATGCAGAAACGAATAGAGAAAGATCATATTATTTCTTGATTGATGAGACAATCTATGACGAAGCGTTCATCAATACCAAATCAGGTGAAAGACCACATAAGGGCGATATCTTAGATATGAGATGTTGTTATAGGAAGTACGATAAAGTCGTTGAAATTATGCATCTGAAAGTGATATCGATCGCAGATTTGGATTCATTACGAGAATTCTTGGCGAAGGCGGACGATGACTCAGAGATTagatcttttcttcgatGA
- the RLP24 gene encoding ATPase-activating ribosome biosynthesis protein (similar to uniprot|Q07915 Saccharomyces cerevisiae YLR009W RLP24 Ribosomal Like Protein 24): MRVYACHFCSSPCYPGHGIMFVRNDAKEFRFCRSKCHKAFKQRRNPRKLRWTKAFRKAAGKELAVDSTLTFAQRRNVPVRYNRELVATTLKAMSRIEEIRQRRERAFYKNRMKGNNERDFLRDKALVESNPELLRLREVELARQAAKEEAIEQASDEEMDIESEAESEVESESEAEEQLQKQKILLKNKRKNSKRIAF, translated from the coding sequence ATGAGAGTTTACGCATGTCATTTCTGTTCATCGCCTTGTTATCCGGGCCATGGTATTATGTTTGTTAGAAACGATGCCAAAGAGTTCCGTTTCTGTCGTTCTAAATGTCACAAGGCTTTCAAGCAACGTAGAAATCCACGTAAGTTGAGATGGACTAAAGCGTTCAGAAAGGCTGCCGGTAAGGAATTGGCTGTTGATTCTACCCTAACGTTTGCACAGAGAAGAAACGTTCCAGTGAGGTACAACAGAGAGCTTGTAGCTACGACTTTGAAGGCCATGAGTAGAATCGAAGAGATTAGACAAAGACGTGAGAGAGCTTTCTATAAGAACAGAATGAAGGGTAACAACGAAAGGGACTTCTTGAGAGATAAGGCTTTGGTGGAATCTAACCCAGAGTTATTGAGATTGAGAGAAGTGGAGTTGGCTAGACAAGCTGCTAAGGAAGAAGCCATTGAACAGGCTAGTGACGAGGAGATGGATATCGAATCTGAAGCTGAATCCGAAGTTGAATCCGAATCCGAAGCTGAAGAACAACtacaaaaacaaaagattctattgaaaaacaagagaaagaactCCAAGAGGATTGCGTTTTGA
- the PAM18 gene encoding Pam18p (similar to uniprot|Q07914 Saccharomyces cerevisiae YLR008C PAM18 Constituent of the mitochondrial import motor associated with the presequence translocase along with Ssc1p Tim44p Mge1p and Pam16p stimulates the ATPase activity of Ssc1p to drive mitochondrial import contains a J domain) yields MAQQNIEVPQLPIPGEDNSNRVPEQVVIGHPAAGVPPIPQQKSGMDLYFDQALDYMGDHPVLTGVGGFFALYFAAGAYKSVSKRLGGSSQGVKYLKGGFDPKMNAKEALAILNLNETNLSKKKLKEVHRRIMLANHPDKGGSPYLATKINEAKDFLEKKVVRK; encoded by the coding sequence ATGGCACAACAAAATATTGAAGTTCCTCAGCTGCCCATTCCTGGCGAAGATAATTCCAACAGGGTACCAGAGCAAGTAGTAATTGGACATCCTGCTGCTGGCGTTCCTCCTATTCCTCAGCAGAAATCCGGTATGGATTTATATTTCGATCAAGCATTGGATTATATGGGAGATCATCCAGTGCTCACCGGTGTAGGTGGGTTCTTTGCGTTGTATTTTGCTGCCGGAGCTTATAAGTCTGTGTCTAAGAGACTTGGAGGATCCTCTCAAGGtgtgaaatatttgaaaggTGGGTTTGATCCAAAAATGAACGCTAAGGAAGCACTAGCGATTTTAAATTTGAATGAGACCAATTTGAgtaagaagaaattgaaggaagtTCATAGAAGAATCATGCTGGCAAACCATCCGGACAAAGGTGGTTCTCCTTATCTGGCCACTAAGATTAATGAAGCaaaagatttcttggaGAAGAAAGTGGTAAGAAAGTGa